The Spirosoma radiotolerans genome has a window encoding:
- a CDS encoding peptide deformylase, translating into MKHLADLLLLGDPRLYETCAPVLEAELPLVSDWVADLHNVMEEIRAKYKFGRGIAAPQLGIMKRLIYLNVDRPMVILNPEFVSVSTETDDLWDDCMSFPNLLVRVRRHRQLTMNYRDEHWQPQSWNVTDWAMSELIQHEFDHLNGILCTMRAIDERSFQWRPTPVTNL; encoded by the coding sequence ATGAAGCACCTTGCCGACCTTCTGCTCCTGGGCGATCCCCGCTTGTATGAAACCTGCGCGCCCGTTCTGGAAGCCGAACTGCCGCTGGTATCGGACTGGGTGGCCGACCTGCATAATGTAATGGAGGAAATTCGGGCCAAGTATAAGTTTGGACGGGGCATCGCGGCTCCGCAACTGGGAATCATGAAACGGCTGATCTACCTCAATGTAGACCGACCTATGGTTATCCTAAATCCCGAATTCGTGTCGGTCAGCACCGAAACCGATGACCTTTGGGATGATTGCATGAGCTTCCCTAATTTGCTGGTACGGGTTCGGCGACACCGGCAACTGACCATGAACTACCGGGACGAACACTGGCAACCTCAATCCTGGAACGTTACGGATTGGGCTATGTCGGAGTTGATTCAGCACGAATTTGATCATCTGAACGGCATACTCTGTACCATGCGGGCCATTGATGAACGATCCTTTCAGTGGCGGCCAACGCCAGTAACCAATTTATAA